One Betaproteobacteria bacterium genomic window carries:
- a CDS encoding DUF2214 family protein, with protein MAMTSALIAYLHYVAMISIAVVLVVEYRVCMPGMTGSRIRMLARLDLLYMGVALLALGSGAARVVWFGKGTAFYLHNPVFYIKLALFLAVGLISIPPTLQYLRWVRSLNSGAANVAADYQVLRVRRHILIELILFALIPLMATLMARGIGLQTAAQ; from the coding sequence ATGGCCATGACCAGCGCGTTGATCGCCTACCTGCATTACGTTGCGATGATCTCGATCGCGGTGGTGCTGGTCGTCGAGTATAGGGTCTGCATGCCCGGCATGACCGGCAGCCGCATCCGTATGCTCGCGCGCCTCGATCTGCTGTACATGGGCGTAGCGCTGCTGGCACTGGGCAGCGGAGCGGCTCGCGTCGTCTGGTTCGGCAAGGGCACGGCGTTCTATCTCCACAATCCGGTCTTCTACATCAAACTTGCGCTGTTCCTCGCCGTCGGTCTGATCTCCATTCCGCCGACGCTGCAATATCTGCGCTGGGTACGCAGCCTGAATTCCGGCGCCGCGAACGTGGCTGCGGATTACCAGGTGCTGAGGGTCCGCCGCCATATCCTCATCGAACTCATCCTGTTCGCCCTTATTCCCCTGATGGCGACGCTGATGGCACGTGGCATCGGTCTCCAGACGGCTGCTCAGTGA
- a CDS encoding amidase, translating to MNPEEICFLPARELVSRIRARKLSAVEVMDAHLAQIERVNPAVNAVVTFLPELGREGARAVDASLARGDDPGPLAGLPVAHKDLVATKGIRTTFGSPIFKDFVPDADAIIVERLRKAGAITIGKTNTPEFGAGSQTFNPVFGATRNPYDLARTCGGSSGGAAAALACGLLPIADGSDMGGSLRNPASFCNVVGLRPSAGRVPNWPSISGWFHMAVVGPMARTVQDVALMLSAIAGPDARAPISLQDPGSMFSRPLERDFEGARIAWSADLGGLPVEPEVTAVMGSQREIFTSLGCIVEDATPDLRDADEIFSVMRTWNFELSFGHLLKTKRQLMKDTVIWNIEEGARLTGPQVGAAEVKRTQLFHRMRGFMEKYDFLVAPVVQVLPFDVDVPYVTRINDVELDTYIDWMRSCYYITVTGAPALSVPCGFSRAGLPVGLQIVGRHRDDFGVLQIAHAFEQATGFWKRRPAVAQNKS from the coding sequence ATGAATCCCGAAGAGATCTGCTTTCTGCCGGCCCGCGAGCTGGTAAGCCGCATCCGCGCACGTAAACTATCTGCCGTCGAGGTGATGGACGCGCACCTCGCGCAGATCGAGCGCGTCAATCCGGCGGTCAATGCGGTCGTGACCTTCCTGCCTGAACTGGGGCGCGAAGGTGCACGCGCGGTAGACGCATCGCTGGCGCGCGGGGACGATCCCGGCCCGCTGGCGGGATTGCCGGTGGCGCACAAGGACCTGGTTGCGACCAAAGGCATACGTACTACGTTCGGCTCGCCGATTTTCAAGGATTTCGTGCCGGATGCCGATGCAATCATCGTCGAGCGACTGAGAAAAGCCGGCGCGATCACGATCGGAAAAACCAATACGCCGGAATTCGGCGCCGGCTCGCAGACCTTCAATCCGGTGTTCGGCGCGACGCGCAATCCTTACGATCTGGCCAGGACCTGCGGCGGCAGCAGCGGCGGTGCGGCGGCGGCGCTGGCCTGCGGCCTGCTGCCGATCGCCGACGGCTCGGACATGGGCGGCAGCCTGCGCAATCCGGCCAGCTTCTGCAATGTCGTCGGCTTGCGGCCTTCCGCCGGCCGCGTCCCGAACTGGCCGAGCATTTCCGGCTGGTTCCACATGGCTGTAGTAGGACCGATGGCGCGCACGGTGCAGGACGTTGCCCTGATGCTGTCCGCCATCGCAGGACCTGACGCGCGTGCGCCCATCTCGCTGCAGGATCCCGGGTCGATGTTCTCCCGTCCGCTGGAGCGGGATTTCGAGGGAGCGCGCATTGCCTGGAGTGCCGATCTCGGCGGACTGCCGGTCGAGCCGGAAGTGACGGCGGTCATGGGATCCCAGCGCGAGATCTTCACCAGCCTCGGTTGCATCGTCGAGGACGCGACGCCGGATCTGCGCGACGCAGATGAAATCTTCAGCGTCATGCGCACCTGGAATTTCGAACTGTCTTTCGGCCATCTTCTGAAAACCAAACGCCAGTTGATGAAGGACACGGTGATCTGGAACATCGAGGAAGGCGCACGCCTGACCGGTCCGCAAGTCGGAGCGGCGGAAGTCAAGCGCACGCAATTGTTCCACCGTATGCGCGGGTTCATGGAAAAATACGATTTTTTGGTTGCGCCGGTGGTGCAGGTGCTGCCGTTCGATGTCGACGTGCCCTACGTGACCAGGATCAACGACGTCGAGCTCGACACTTATATCGACTGGATGCGCTCCTGCTACTACATCACCGTTACCGGCGCGCCAGCGCTTTCCGTACCCTGCGGATTCAGCCGCGCCGGACTTCCGGTCGGCTTGCAGATCGTCGGGCGCCATCGGGATGATTTCGGCGTGCTTCAGATCGCCCATGCTTTCGAGCAGGCCACCGGCTTCTGGAAACGGCGGCCGGCCGTCGCACAGAACAAGTCATGA
- the msrP gene encoding protein-methionine-sulfoxide reductase catalytic subunit MsrP — MRRSSGIKSSEITDRDLFLNRREFMRAAAGLGMAGGLYGAGMFMPGKAHAGTKLPGVKKSAYSVNETVTPLEAITNYNNFYEFGTDKDDPAAHAGKLKTRPWQVKVEGEIRKPKTYDIDELLKLAPLEERVYRMRCVEGWSMVIPWVGFPLSELIKRVEPTGNAKFVEFVTLLDPAQMPGQNVRVLKWPYVEGLRMDEATHPLTLLTLGLYGEALPNQNGAPVRVVVPWKYGFKSAKSIVQIRFTEQQPKTSWELAGPNEYGFYSNVNPNVDHPRWSQAKERRIEKLSVVDSLFDKKRETLMFNGYGDQVAQLYAGMDLKKNF, encoded by the coding sequence ATTCGACGTTCATCCGGCATCAAGTCTTCCGAAATAACCGACCGCGACCTGTTTCTCAACCGGCGCGAATTCATGCGGGCAGCCGCCGGACTGGGCATGGCCGGCGGCCTCTACGGCGCCGGCATGTTCATGCCCGGCAAAGCGCACGCGGGGACCAAACTTCCGGGCGTGAAGAAGAGTGCCTACAGCGTGAACGAAACGGTGACGCCGCTCGAGGCCATCACCAATTACAACAATTTCTACGAGTTCGGCACCGACAAGGACGATCCTGCCGCACACGCCGGCAAACTCAAGACCCGGCCCTGGCAGGTCAAGGTTGAGGGCGAGATCAGGAAGCCGAAGACCTACGACATCGATGAATTGCTCAAGCTCGCGCCCCTGGAAGAACGCGTTTATCGCATGCGTTGCGTGGAAGGCTGGTCGATGGTGATTCCCTGGGTCGGTTTTCCGCTTTCGGAACTGATCAAGCGCGTCGAGCCGACCGGCAATGCGAAGTTCGTCGAATTCGTCACGCTGCTCGACCCCGCGCAAATGCCGGGACAGAACGTGCGCGTGCTCAAGTGGCCTTACGTGGAGGGCTTGCGCATGGACGAAGCCACGCACCCGTTGACGTTGCTGACGCTGGGTCTTTACGGCGAAGCGTTGCCGAATCAGAACGGTGCGCCGGTGCGTGTGGTGGTGCCTTGGAAATACGGATTCAAGAGTGCAAAGTCGATCGTGCAGATCCGTTTCACCGAGCAGCAGCCCAAGACTTCCTGGGAATTGGCCGGGCCGAACGAGTACGGCTTCTATTCCAACGTCAACCCGAATGTCGACCATCCGCGCTGGAGTCAGGCGAAGGAGCGCAGGATAGAAAAACTTTCCGTGGTCGATTCGCTGTTCGACAAGAAACGCGAGACGCTGATGTTCAACGGTTACGGTGACCAGGTCGCGCAACTTTACGCCGGCATGGACCTGAAGAAGAATTTCTAG
- a CDS encoding YifB family Mg chelatase-like AAA ATPase, protein MSLAVLYSRALAGMEAPPVTVEVHLANGLPSFTIVGLPEAEVKESKDRVRSALLNCRFEFPARRITVNLAPADLPKESGRFDLPIALGILAASGQIPGDKLVEYEFAGELALTGELRPIRGALAMTYNAHRSGRAFVLPVDSAVEAALVRDARVYPAATLLKVCAHLAGREALAASAQAPLPAEREVADLAEVKGQLQAKRALEVAAAGGHSMLMVGPPGTGKTMLAERFAGILPPMTEEEALASAAMQSLGSSGFDVRHWKRRPYRSPHHTASAVALVGGGSNPRPGEISMAMHGVLFLDELPEFNRDVLEVLREPLESGKISVSRAARQAEFPARFQLLAAMNPCPCGFLGHYSGKCHCTPDQITRYRNRISGPLLDRIDLHIEVPAVPEKDLGSRQSGESSAAIRERVTAARSGQLARQGKPNAHLSVKEIGEHCIAEADADQLARKAISALGLSARAYHRILKVARTIADLTGASGISTTHVAEAVQYRRYERI, encoded by the coding sequence GTGTCTCTCGCCGTTCTATATAGCCGGGCGCTTGCCGGCATGGAAGCGCCCCCGGTTACGGTGGAGGTCCACCTCGCGAATGGCTTGCCCAGTTTTACGATCGTGGGGTTGCCCGAGGCGGAAGTGAAGGAAAGCAAGGATCGCGTGCGCTCCGCGCTGCTGAATTGCCGTTTCGAATTTCCGGCACGCCGCATCACGGTGAACCTGGCTCCCGCCGATTTGCCCAAGGAAAGCGGACGTTTCGACCTGCCGATCGCCCTGGGAATACTCGCGGCGTCCGGGCAGATTCCAGGCGATAAACTTGTCGAGTATGAATTCGCCGGCGAGCTTGCGTTGACCGGGGAACTACGGCCCATCCGCGGTGCGCTGGCCATGACTTACAACGCGCATCGCTCGGGCCGCGCCTTTGTATTGCCGGTCGACAGTGCCGTGGAAGCGGCGCTGGTAAGAGACGCACGCGTGTATCCGGCGGCGACGCTGTTAAAGGTTTGCGCGCATCTTGCCGGGCGCGAGGCGCTTGCCGCTTCTGCGCAGGCGCCGCTGCCGGCGGAACGTGAAGTGGCGGATCTCGCCGAAGTGAAAGGTCAGCTACAGGCCAAGCGTGCGCTCGAAGTTGCCGCGGCGGGTGGCCACAGCATGCTGATGGTGGGACCGCCGGGCACCGGCAAGACCATGCTCGCGGAACGCTTTGCCGGCATCCTGCCGCCAATGACCGAGGAAGAAGCGCTTGCATCCGCCGCAATGCAGTCGCTGGGCAGTTCGGGTTTCGACGTGCGTCACTGGAAGCGCCGCCCCTATCGTTCGCCGCACCACACTGCGTCGGCGGTCGCGCTGGTGGGCGGTGGCAGCAATCCGCGTCCAGGCGAGATCTCGATGGCGATGCACGGCGTGCTGTTCCTTGACGAATTGCCGGAATTCAATCGTGATGTGCTGGAAGTCCTGCGCGAACCGCTGGAGTCGGGAAAGATCAGCGTCTCGCGCGCCGCGCGACAGGCCGAGTTTCCTGCGCGCTTCCAGTTGCTGGCGGCGATGAATCCATGCCCCTGCGGTTTCCTCGGCCATTATTCCGGCAAATGCCATTGCACGCCGGACCAGATCACGCGCTATCGCAATCGCATCTCCGGCCCGCTGCTCGATCGTATCGACCTGCACATAGAGGTTCCGGCCGTACCCGAAAAGGATCTCGGCTCGCGCCAGTCCGGCGAGTCGAGCGCCGCCATACGCGAGCGCGTGACGGCAGCACGCTCCGGCCAGCTCGCACGCCAGGGAAAACCGAATGCTCACCTTTCGGTCAAGGAAATCGGGGAACACTGCATTGCCGAGGCGGATGCGGATCAGCTCGCGCGCAAGGCGATCAGCGCGCTTGGGTTATCGGCGCGTGCCTACCACCGCATTCTCAAGGTCGCGCGCACCATTGCGGATCTGACCGGCGCCTCCGGTATTTCCACGACGCACGTCGCGGAAGCCGTTCAGTACCGGCGCTACGAGCGGATTTGA
- a CDS encoding nuclear transport factor 2 family protein, with translation MKQLSGLLLGLAILGLAAASPARAGDCGGPVTAEEALASEDARYAAQMGDDFGAMQKLYGDDLVYIHSSAIVDNKATYIDSMKSGTVKYRNMQRSDVTVRTYGCVAIISGLGNFDVTVKGQDVAVEIRFHSIWAKRDKGLQFISWEATRTQTKP, from the coding sequence ATGAAACAGCTGTCTGGTCTGCTTCTTGGTTTGGCAATTCTGGGGTTGGCTGCCGCAAGTCCGGCAAGGGCGGGGGACTGCGGCGGTCCGGTCACGGCCGAAGAGGCGCTGGCGTCGGAAGACGCGCGTTATGCGGCGCAGATGGGCGATGACTTCGGCGCGATGCAAAAGCTCTACGGCGACGATCTGGTATACATTCATTCGTCGGCGATCGTGGACAACAAGGCCACGTACATCGACTCCATGAAATCCGGCACGGTCAAATACCGCAACATGCAGCGCAGCGACGTCACCGTGCGCACTTATGGCTGCGTGGCGATCATCTCCGGGCTGGGTAATTTCGATGTGACCGTCAAAGGCCAGGATGTGGCGGTTGAAATCCGTTTCCACAGCATCTGGGCCAAGCGCGACAAGGGCCTGCAGTTCATTTCCTGGGAGGCGACCCGCACGCAGACCAAGCCGTAA
- the metH gene encoding methionine synthase — protein MTNQRTQLLHSLLGERILVLDGAMGTMIQEHGLDTGHYHGERFHAHGCDQKGNNDLLTLTQPQIIRGIHAAYLDAGADIIETNTFNSNAVSMADYGMTELVYELNSAGARLARSATDEFSSRTPSQPRFVAGVLGPTSRTASISPDVNDPGFRNVSFDELVACYIECVRGLVDGGADLLMVETVFDTLNCKAALFAIDDYLGRHGLYVPVMVSGTITDASGRTLSGQTTEAFWNSISHARPFSVGLNCALGAKDLRPYIEELSKVTDVKTSLHPNAGLPNAFGEYDETPEYTASFLKEFAEAGFLNIAGGCCGTTPAHIKAVVEALKGIAPRQVPIVEKNLRLSGLEPLNIGDDSLFVNVGERTNVTGSKAFARLILAGNYTEALAVARSQVESGAQIIDVNMDEAMLDSKKAMTTFLNLIGSEPDISRVPVMIDSSKWEVIEAGLKCVQGKCVVNSISMKEGEAEFLRQARLVRRHGAAAVVMAFDERGQADTLARRIEICTRAYHLLVKEVGFPAEDIIFDPNIFAVATGIEEHNNYAIDYIEATRAIRKSLPHAKISGGVSNISFSFRGNDPIREAIHTAFLFHAVKAGMTMGIVNAGQLGVYEEIPQDLLERVEDVLFNRRPDATERMVEFAESYKGEARVAVEDLSWREGSVGQRIAHALVRGINTYIVEDTEQARLQFPYPIQVIEGPLMEGMNIVGDLFGAGKMFLPQVVKSARVMKEAVAHLIPFIEAEKARSGTVGQSKGKIVIATVKGDVHDIGKNIVSVVLQCNNFDVVNLGVMVPAEKILRTALEENADIIGLSGLITPSLEEMAHVAKEMERQGFHVPLLIGGATTSRVHTAVKIEPHYSGPTVWVPDASRSVGVCTSLLSRELRDDYMRKIKDEAEKTRSQHKGKKGQGPHYPIAEARRHGLKTDWKNYVPPVPVLTGVKVFRDYPLAEIAKVIDWTPFFQTWELAGRYPAILQDKVVGEAARNLFDDAQNILARIIEEKWLGAAAVIGLFPANSVGDDVEVYADESRRERAATFHFLRQQMVKPQDKPNQCLADLVAPKDSGVRDYVGAFAVTAGIGIDERVAAYERKHDDYNAIMLKALADRLAEAFAELMHQRVRREFWGYVRDEVLSVEELIDEKYRGIRPAPGYPACPEHTEKGLLFSLLNAPAEAGITLTESFAMLPTAAVSGFYFSHPESQYFAVAKIDRDQVEDYARRKGVSLQEIERWLAPNLSYEPDAKLAA, from the coding sequence ATGACCAATCAACGCACTCAATTGCTGCACAGCCTGCTCGGCGAGCGCATCCTTGTTCTCGACGGCGCAATGGGCACCATGATCCAGGAACATGGACTTGACACCGGCCACTACCACGGCGAGCGTTTCCACGCTCATGGTTGCGACCAGAAGGGCAACAACGACCTGCTGACGCTCACACAGCCGCAAATCATCCGCGGCATCCACGCCGCCTATCTGGACGCCGGCGCCGACATCATCGAGACCAATACTTTCAACTCGAATGCGGTGTCGATGGCCGACTACGGCATGACGGAGCTGGTGTACGAGCTCAACAGCGCCGGCGCCCGCCTTGCGCGCTCCGCGACGGACGAGTTCTCCAGCAGGACTCCATCCCAGCCGCGATTCGTCGCCGGCGTGCTGGGTCCCACCAGCCGCACCGCGTCGATTTCCCCGGACGTCAATGACCCTGGCTTCCGCAACGTGTCTTTTGACGAACTGGTGGCCTGCTACATCGAGTGCGTGCGTGGGCTGGTGGATGGCGGCGCCGATTTGCTCATGGTCGAAACCGTATTCGACACGCTGAATTGCAAGGCGGCGCTGTTTGCCATTGACGACTATCTCGGGCGCCATGGCCTGTACGTACCGGTCATGGTATCCGGCACGATTACCGATGCCAGCGGCCGCACGCTCTCCGGCCAGACCACCGAGGCTTTCTGGAATTCGATCTCGCATGCCCGACCCTTTTCGGTCGGACTGAATTGCGCGCTCGGCGCCAAGGACCTGCGTCCCTACATCGAGGAACTGTCGAAAGTCACCGACGTAAAAACCAGCCTGCACCCGAACGCCGGCCTGCCGAACGCGTTCGGCGAATACGACGAGACGCCGGAGTACACCGCATCGTTCCTGAAGGAATTCGCCGAAGCCGGCTTCCTGAATATCGCCGGTGGCTGCTGCGGCACCACGCCCGCGCATATCAAGGCGGTGGTCGAAGCGTTGAAAGGCATAGCGCCACGCCAGGTTCCCATAGTCGAAAAAAATCTGCGGCTTTCCGGACTGGAGCCGCTCAACATCGGCGACGACTCGCTGTTCGTGAACGTCGGCGAGCGCACCAACGTCACCGGCTCCAAGGCTTTTGCGCGCCTGATTCTCGCCGGCAACTACACCGAAGCGCTTGCGGTGGCGCGCAGTCAGGTCGAGAGCGGCGCCCAGATCATCGATGTCAACATGGACGAGGCGATGCTGGATTCGAAGAAGGCGATGACGACCTTCCTCAATCTCATCGGCTCGGAGCCGGACATCTCGCGCGTACCGGTGATGATCGATTCTTCGAAGTGGGAGGTGATCGAAGCCGGGCTAAAATGCGTGCAAGGCAAGTGCGTGGTGAACTCGATCAGCATGAAGGAAGGCGAAGCCGAGTTCCTGCGCCAGGCGCGGCTGGTGCGCCGCCATGGCGCCGCGGCGGTGGTCATGGCATTCGACGAGAGAGGTCAGGCCGATACGCTCGCTCGCCGCATCGAAATCTGCACCCGCGCCTATCACCTGTTGGTCAAGGAAGTTGGCTTCCCAGCGGAAGACATCATCTTCGACCCGAACATCTTCGCGGTAGCGACGGGCATCGAGGAACACAACAACTACGCGATCGACTACATCGAAGCGACGCGTGCCATCCGCAAGTCGCTTCCCCACGCCAAGATCAGCGGCGGGGTCTCGAACATCTCGTTCTCGTTCCGTGGTAATGATCCGATCCGCGAAGCGATTCATACCGCCTTCCTGTTTCACGCCGTCAAGGCGGGCATGACGATGGGCATCGTCAATGCCGGCCAGCTCGGCGTCTACGAGGAAATTCCGCAGGACCTGCTCGAGCGGGTCGAGGACGTGCTGTTCAACCGCCGGCCGGATGCGACCGAGCGCATGGTCGAGTTTGCGGAGAGCTACAAGGGCGAGGCCAGGGTCGCGGTCGAAGACCTGTCCTGGCGGGAAGGCAGCGTGGGCCAGCGCATCGCCCACGCGCTGGTGAGGGGAATCAATACGTACATCGTCGAGGACACCGAGCAGGCGCGCCTGCAGTTTCCGTATCCGATTCAGGTCATCGAAGGCCCGTTGATGGAAGGCATGAATATCGTCGGCGACCTGTTCGGCGCCGGCAAGATGTTTCTGCCGCAAGTCGTGAAATCCGCCCGGGTCATGAAAGAGGCGGTCGCGCACCTGATTCCGTTCATCGAGGCAGAGAAGGCGCGCTCCGGCACCGTCGGTCAGAGCAAAGGCAAGATCGTCATCGCCACGGTGAAGGGCGACGTTCACGACATCGGCAAAAACATTGTCTCGGTCGTGCTCCAGTGCAACAATTTCGACGTGGTGAATCTCGGCGTCATGGTTCCCGCGGAGAAAATCCTCAGGACCGCGCTGGAGGAGAACGCCGACATCATCGGCCTGTCCGGCCTGATCACGCCTTCACTCGAGGAGATGGCGCACGTAGCCAAGGAAATGGAACGCCAGGGATTTCATGTCCCTTTGCTGATCGGCGGCGCGACGACTTCGCGCGTGCATACCGCCGTGAAAATCGAACCGCACTACTCCGGCCCGACGGTGTGGGTGCCGGATGCGTCACGCAGCGTCGGCGTGTGTACCAGCCTGCTGTCGCGAGAATTGCGCGACGACTACATGCGCAAAATAAAGGACGAGGCGGAAAAAACGCGCAGCCAGCACAAGGGCAAGAAAGGCCAGGGCCCGCATTACCCGATAGCGGAAGCGCGCCGCCATGGCCTGAAAACCGATTGGAAGAACTATGTGCCACCGGTGCCGGTTCTCACCGGGGTCAAGGTCTTCCGCGATTATCCGCTGGCGGAAATCGCGAAAGTCATCGACTGGACGCCGTTCTTCCAGACCTGGGAGCTCGCCGGACGTTACCCCGCGATCCTGCAGGACAAGGTCGTCGGCGAGGCGGCGCGCAACCTGTTCGACGATGCGCAGAACATATTGGCGCGGATCATCGAAGAGAAATGGCTGGGCGCCGCGGCGGTGATCGGGCTGTTCCCCGCCAACAGCGTCGGCGACGACGTCGAAGTCTACGCGGACGAATCGCGCCGGGAACGCGCCGCGACTTTCCATTTCCTGAGGCAGCAGATGGTCAAGCCACAGGACAAGCCGAACCAGTGTCTCGCCGATCTAGTGGCGCCAAAGGATTCCGGCGTGCGCGACTATGTCGGTGCCTTTGCGGTGACAGCCGGCATCGGCATCGACGAGCGCGTCGCGGCTTACGAACGCAAGCACGACGACTACAACGCGATCATGCTCAAGGCGCTGGCCGATCGGCTGGCGGAAGCCTTCGCCGAACTCATGCACCAGCGCGTGCGCCGGGAGTTCTGGGGCTATGTGCGCGACGAGGTGTTGAGCGTCGAGGAACTCATCGACGAAAAATATCGCGGCATCCGCCCCGCGCCCGGGTATCCCGCCTGCCCGGAACATACCGAGAAAGGCTTGCTGTTCTCGTTGCTGAATGCACCGGCCGAGGCCGGCATCACGCTGACGGAATCATTCGCGATGCTGCCGACGGCGGCGGTGAGCGGCTTTTACTTCTCTCACCCCGAGTCGCAGTACTTCGCCGTGGCGAAAATCGATCGCGACCAGGTCGAGGACTATGCCCGACGCAAAGGCGTGAGCCTGCAGGAAATCGAACGCTGGCTGGCGCCCAATCTCTCGTACGAACCCGACGCCAAACTCGCGGCGTGA
- the mgtE gene encoding magnesium transporter, protein MAKAATKKKRTQSVQEALEQVRTLLQKHRIVEGMVHKQDMPRHELVESLVHKQNLAELQKRLDKLHPADVAYILEALPLEERLVVWDLVKAERDGEILLEVSDSVRETLIENMDAHELVAAAEQLDTDEIADLVPDLPQDVVDDVLHSLSVEEREQLRAAMSYPEDAVGALMDFDMVSVRDDVTMEVVLRYLRRMDELPDHTDQVFVVDRDDLIKGVLPVNTLIVTDPEVLVGAVMNTEFITLSPDDKAQQAAQSFERYDLVSAPVVDQGNRLVGRVTVDVVVDFIRQRNEAEQLSHAGLLEEEDIFASVWKSAKNRWLWLAVNLGTAFFASRVIGAFEGTIERLVALATLMPIVAGIAGNSGNQTTTLIIRSLALGQVTPENARRLIGKELAISLLNGVVWGGVAGIFAYLLYRSVPLGLVMTSAMLLNLLVGALVGMIVPLVMQKMGRDPAIGSSVLLTFTTDSMGFFIFLGLATVFLI, encoded by the coding sequence ATGGCCAAGGCCGCGACGAAAAAGAAGCGAACGCAAAGCGTGCAGGAGGCCCTCGAGCAGGTGAGGACCTTGCTGCAAAAGCACCGGATCGTGGAAGGCATGGTTCACAAGCAGGACATGCCGCGCCACGAACTGGTGGAATCGCTTGTCCACAAACAGAACCTTGCCGAGCTGCAGAAGAGACTCGACAAGCTCCACCCGGCCGACGTCGCCTACATTCTTGAAGCACTGCCGCTCGAAGAGCGCCTGGTCGTCTGGGATCTGGTCAAGGCCGAGCGCGACGGAGAAATCCTGCTCGAAGTCTCGGATTCAGTACGCGAGACGCTCATCGAGAACATGGATGCGCATGAGCTGGTCGCGGCCGCGGAACAGCTCGACACCGATGAAATCGCCGACCTGGTTCCCGACCTGCCGCAAGACGTGGTCGACGACGTGCTGCATTCGCTGTCCGTCGAGGAGCGCGAGCAGTTGCGCGCCGCCATGTCCTACCCGGAGGATGCAGTCGGCGCGTTGATGGACTTCGACATGGTTTCGGTGCGCGACGACGTCACCATGGAGGTCGTCTTGCGCTATTTGCGGCGCATGGATGAACTGCCCGATCACACCGACCAGGTGTTTGTGGTGGATCGCGACGACCTCATCAAGGGTGTCCTGCCGGTCAACACGTTGATCGTGACGGATCCGGAAGTGCTGGTCGGCGCCGTGATGAATACCGAGTTCATCACCCTGTCGCCGGACGACAAGGCGCAGCAGGCGGCGCAATCGTTCGAGCGTTACGATCTGGTATCCGCTCCGGTGGTCGACCAGGGCAACCGGCTCGTCGGACGCGTCACGGTGGACGTGGTCGTCGACTTCATTCGCCAGCGCAACGAAGCGGAGCAACTCAGCCACGCCGGCCTGCTCGAGGAAGAAGACATCTTCGCTTCGGTGTGGAAGAGCGCGAAGAACCGCTGGTTGTGGCTCGCGGTCAATCTCGGCACCGCGTTCTTCGCCTCGAGGGTCATCGGGGCGTTCGAAGGAACGATCGAGAGGCTGGTGGCGCTCGCCACCTTGATGCCCATCGTCGCCGGTATCGCGGGAAACTCGGGTAACCAGACCACGACGCTGATCATCCGCTCGCTCGCGCTGGGGCAAGTGACACCGGAGAACGCGCGTCGATTGATTGGCAAGGAGTTGGCAATCAGCCTGCTCAATGGCGTGGTGTGGGGCGGCGTGGCGGGAATATTCGCCTACTTGCTTTATCGCAGCGTGCCGCTCGGCCTGGTGATGACGAGCGCGATGCTGCTCAATCTACTGGTCGGCGCGCTGGTGGGCATGATCGTTCCCCTGGTCATGCAGAAAATGGGCCGGGATCCGGCGATCGGTTCCAGCGTATTGCTGACCTTCACCACGGACAGCATGGGGTTCTTCATCTTTCTCGGCCTCGCCACCGTTTTCCTCATCTGA
- a CDS encoding sulfoxide reductase heme-binding subunit YedZ, whose amino-acid sequence MQPKPEQIKWIKAAVFLACLIPLAHLVWQGFRNRLGVNPVEFITHSTGWWTLAFILITLCVTPLRRLSGLPWLLRLRRMLGLFAFFYASLHFTTYIWLDQFFVWKDIVKDIGKRPFIMLGFSAFVLLIPLAITSTNAMVKRLGAKRWQWLHRLAYVLSALGVAHFWWLVKKDITEPFTFAVLLAALFIIRLLYLLKQQRSASPPSTAARSQAA is encoded by the coding sequence ATGCAACCTAAACCGGAACAAATCAAGTGGATCAAGGCGGCAGTGTTCCTGGCCTGCCTGATTCCGCTTGCGCATCTGGTCTGGCAGGGATTTCGCAATCGGCTGGGCGTCAATCCGGTCGAATTCATCACCCACTCCACCGGTTGGTGGACCCTGGCCTTTATCCTGATCACCCTGTGCGTGACGCCGCTAAGAAGACTCTCCGGGCTGCCGTGGCTTCTGCGCCTGCGGCGCATGCTCGGGTTGTTCGCATTCTTCTACGCCAGCCTGCACTTCACCACCTACATCTGGCTGGACCAGTTCTTCGTCTGGAAGGATATCGTCAAGGACATCGGCAAGCGGCCGTTCATCATGCTGGGATTTTCCGCGTTCGTGCTGCTCATACCGTTGGCGATTACGTCGACCAACGCAATGGTGAAACGCCTCGGCGCGAAGCGCTGGCAATGGTTGCATCGATTGGCCTACGTCCTGTCGGCACTGGGCGTGGCGCATTTCTGGTGGCTGGTAAAAAAAGATATCACCGAGCCGTTCACCTTCGCGGTGCTGCTCGCCGCGCTGTTCATCATCCGGTTGCTGTACCTGCTGAAGCAGCAGCGTTCGGCGTCCCCTCCTTCTACCGCGGCACGCTCCCAAGCGGCGTGA